The genomic interval CGGTTAACAACCGGGCTCCGTCCACCTTGGATGCCCCCCGGTCCAGCGTCCACAAGGGGCTCTCGCCTGCTGCGTGGGCCAGCGCAATGTGCAGGCAGTCGGCAAAGTCGGCACTGCTTTTTTGGTACAGCGCCAGAGCCACTTCTACCGCCGATTCGGAGCCAAACGACAACTCGGTGGCGGCCAGCAGCCGGGATATGGCCGTTGTCACCTGCTCTTTGCTGAAGCGGTAGGCTGCGCGCAGCACCCACTCCAGCTCCAGCACCACGGTAACCGGCAGGTAGAGCGTTTCACCGGCCTGCAATGCGTTGTGGATCAGGTCGTGCGCCAGGGCCGACTGGGCCGGGTCGTCTTGCACCAAGAAGCGCACCAGCACATTGGTGTCCAGGGCGGCCATGCAATATCAGGGCCGCATGTCTTCGGTACGCACGCTGCGGCCCTTGGGGGCTTGCAGCATGCCCGCCAAATCCAGCAGCGACTGGTTTTTGACCCGCACAGTCAGGCTGCCGTCGGGCATCAAATGCCATTGCAGTTGCGTGCCGGCCTGGGCGTGCAAAGCATCGCGGATGGCCTGCGGTACGGTGGTCTGGCCTTTGGCGGTGAGAGTCGAGGTGGACATGTAAATCCCTTACTTATCCATGAATTGTAATGTCAGGCAGACATTTTGTACTGCGGCGCGTGCGCCTGCAGCCACTGCTCCAGCATCATCAAGATCCACACCATTTCACCAAAATAGCCGGGGTGCTCCTGCAGCCGCTCGGTCAGCAGGCTGCGGATGAATTCGGGGCGCACGATGTTGCGGGTGGCCAGGCTGTTCAGCGAATCGGTGGCGACTGCTCTGAGGCCGTCGTGGCGGGTGGCCCATACGCCGAAGGGCAGGCCGAAGCCCTGTTTCTTTTTGGTCAGAATTTCGTCGGGCAGGAAGCCGCGCAGGGCTTCCTTGAAGAACCAGCGCAGCTTCAGGCCCTTGAGTTTGTACTCCAGCGGCAGCTTGAGCGAGAAGTCCAGCAGCGCCTCGTTGAGCATGGGAAAGCCTACGTGCAGACCCGCCAGCCGGGTGGTGCCGCAGACCTTGGGCAGGTCGCTTTCGGCCAGGGTGTAGCGCCAGTCGAAGGCCAGCATGCGGTTGAGCTGGCTGCCGGTGGTGGGCAGGTTCCAGATGCCGCGCTGCTGCTCGGCCGGGCCCTGGATGTTGACCTGGCTCAGAAACGCCGGGGTCAGCACATCGTTCACGCCCAGGCGCAGCAGCAGGTTGTACATCTGCAGGCGGT from Comamonadaceae bacterium OS-1 carries:
- the vapC_1 gene encoding tRNA(fMet)-specific endonuclease VapC, which encodes MAALDTNVLVRFLVQDDPAQSALAHDLIHNALQAGETLYLPVTVVLELEWVLRAAYRFSKEQVTTAISRLLAATELSFGSESAVEVALALYQKSSADFADCLHIALAHAAGESPLWTLDRGASKVDGARLLTA